From Pseudomonas hefeiensis, one genomic window encodes:
- a CDS encoding DUF2334 domain-containing protein produces MNHSPSLLLVLHDVAPQTWPDYQPFVEAVDALGQVPMTWLVVPDFHHANALEDHPGFRRLLDGRVERGDELVLHGYYHCDDGPPATHPKDWFMRRVYTHEGEFYSLSEEAALARLRAGVETFQRYQWPLEGFVAPAWLMSEGTRQALRQLPLSYTSDPQHLYRLPDFTPIDAPGLVWSARSAWRRGLSKVINDQREQRWRQAPVIRLGLHPVDMRHGFSRDYWLRTLERLLDDGRVPMTKVQWLATRGLPVSDAA; encoded by the coding sequence ATGAATCACTCGCCCAGCCTGTTATTGGTGCTGCACGATGTGGCGCCGCAAACCTGGCCCGACTACCAGCCCTTCGTCGAAGCCGTCGATGCCCTCGGCCAGGTGCCAATGACCTGGCTGGTGGTGCCGGACTTTCACCACGCCAACGCGCTGGAGGATCACCCAGGTTTTCGGCGCCTGCTCGACGGTCGGGTCGAGCGCGGCGATGAACTGGTGCTGCACGGCTACTACCATTGCGACGACGGTCCGCCGGCGACTCACCCCAAGGACTGGTTCATGCGCCGGGTGTACACCCACGAAGGCGAGTTCTACAGCCTGTCCGAGGAGGCTGCCCTAGCCCGTCTGCGCGCGGGTGTCGAAACTTTCCAGCGTTACCAGTGGCCGCTGGAGGGGTTCGTCGCTCCAGCCTGGCTCATGAGCGAAGGCACGCGCCAGGCACTGCGCCAGTTGCCACTGAGTTACACCAGCGATCCCCAGCATCTCTATCGCTTGCCGGACTTCACGCCGATCGACGCCCCAGGGCTGGTATGGAGCGCCCGCAGCGCCTGGCGCCGTGGCCTTTCCAAAGTCATCAATGACCAACGTGAACAGCGCTGGCGCCAGGCGCCGGTCATTCGCCTCGGTCTGCATCCCGTCGACATGCGTCACGGATTTTCCCGGGATTATTGGTTGCGCACCCTCGAACGCCTGCTCGACGATGGCCGCGTACCGATGACCAAGGTCCAATGGCTGGCGACCCGGGGCCTGCCGGTCAGCGACGCCGCATGA